In a genomic window of Erigeron canadensis isolate Cc75 chromosome 5, C_canadensis_v1, whole genome shotgun sequence:
- the LOC122601727 gene encoding uncharacterized protein LOC122601727 encodes MFYHPLHPFHPLSAIKWSYYSVLYCDSCDRQLVFDDAYRCEPCKFTICSECADAERARDKAASALKEESISKFTHEGHNPQHTLLFHSKPAAFLCNACQTEKKDWFYHCDHCDDFLIHMSCATLSTAIERPHYHRHPLSLVYSLPEKFYNFKYMCDVCKKRVMQPEWTYHCSNCRYFIHIKCLPNPDQLPSTPRLVEEVTNDSGILHVPMSHAFTDPLKLRFHSANNNNTTIAAAGGGGDDDKQSQEIINHWSHHHPLSLTAADKNNMMPTDGSSSTDNPMITVCHCCVRPLLSSSPYYSCSKQQDGCSFSLHKYCAELPRTFQQHPLHREDHSLQLVINLNTQSTYFTCKACNKRCNAFLYKCETCDFRIDVNCAFLPKIIKHDYFHKRHHLVQHIGPSWISRCTICDLNFNGRVGYKCDDANCNFRLDLHCALKSPRSLPHRYCKGGHEVPLMCPPIDDHPDDFYCDICEEEMHPLIPLYYCGTCKNSFHVRCLSRDYVYENWLEEGTDVSVPDHHHHPLTYVRRKKPPKEVCFGCNGDINGFLFLECRTGNCTYCLCLECLRI; translated from the exons atgttttaccACCCTCTCCATCCATTTCATCCCTTGTCAGCTATAAAATGGAGTTATTACTCTGTTTTGTATTGTGATTCATGTGACCGACAACTTGTATTTGATGACGCTTATCGGTGCGAGCCATGTAAGTTCACTATTTGCAGTGAGTGTGCTGACGCGGAGAGAGCTAGGGATAAAGCTGCATCCGCACTCAAGGAAGAGTCGATAAGCAAGTTCACACATGAAGGTCACAACCCACAACACACTTTACTCTTCCATTCAAAACCTGCTGCCTTCCTCTGTAATGCCTGCCAAACTGAAAAGAAAGACTGGTTTTATCATTGTGATCACTGTGACGACTTTTTGATCCACATGTCGTGTGCTACGTTATCAACTGCAATCGAGCGACCACATTACCATCGTCACCCTCTCTCACTTGTTTATTCACTCCCAGAGAAGTTCTACAATTTCAAATACATGTGCGACGTGTGCAAAAAAAGAGTCATGCAACCCGAATGGACATATCATTGTTCAAACTGTAGATATTTTATCCACATTAAGTGCCTCCCAAATCCAGACCAACTACCATCCACTCCAAG ACTTGTTGAAGAAGTGACAAATGATAGTGGCATTCTCCATGTTCCCATGTCACACGCATTCACGGATCCACTGAAACTGCGGTTTCATTCggcaaataataataatactactaTAGCAGCagcaggtggtggtggtgatgatgacaaACAATCACAAGAAATTATTAACCACTGGAGTCATCATCATCCATTATCCCTTACAGCAGCAGATAAGAATAACATGATGCCTACTGATGGCAGTAGTAGTACCGATAATCCGATGATAACGGTATGCCATTGTTGTGTGCGACCCCTACTGTCCTCGTCTCCATACTATAGTTGCAGCAAGCAGCAGGATGGGTGTTCATTCAGCCTCCACAAATATTGTGCTGAGTTACCACGCACGTTTCAACAACATCCACTACACCGGGAGGATCATTCCCTTCAGTTGGTAATAAACCTTAACACACAGTCAACTTATTTTACATGTAAAGCTTGTAACAAAAGATGCAACGCATTTTTGTACAAATGTGAAACCTGTGATTTTCGCATTGATGTCAACTGTGCATTCTTACCAAAAATCATCAAGCATGACTACTTCCACAAGCGGCATCATCTCGTCCAGCATATTGGCCCTAGCTGGATTAGTCGATGTACAATATGTGATCTAAACTTCAATGGTCGGGTTGGCTATAAATGTGATGATGCTAATTGTAACTTTCGACTAGACTTGCATTGTGCACTTAAATCGCCACGCTCACTTCCTCATCGGTATTGCAAAGGGGGACATGAAGTCCCGTTGATGTGTCCCCCTATCGACGATCATCCTGATGATTTCTATTGCGACATCTGTGAGGAAGAAATGCACCCCTTAATCCCACTCTATTATTGTGGCACATGCAAAAACTCCTTTCACGTTCGTTGCCTTAGTAGAGATTATGTGTATGAAAACTGGTTGGAGGAGGGAACCGATGTAAGTGTTCccgatcatcatcaccatccgTTAACATACGTTAGAAGAAAGAAACCGCCAAAAGAGGTATGCTTTGGTTGTAATGGTGACATTAATGGTTTTTTATTCCTTGAGTGTCGGACTGGAAACTGCACTTACTGTTTATGTCTCGAGTGTCTGCGAATATAG
- the LOC122599735 gene encoding PRA1 family protein E-like produces the protein MSKISYSGIPTTTSPPSFITQAHSHTVNFIAKRRPWPLFFDHTAFSLPLTYQDAISRIKQNLNYFQVNYSMIMLLIIFLSLIYHPVSMIIFLVVFVLWVFCYFYRDTPVMVFNRVVDDRVVFVCLSLLTVFALAFTSVGMNVFVALVVVVVVVGLHSGFRCPDDLFLDEVDAVEGGLVSVVGSDNDGRSSLSYSLR, from the coding sequence ATGTCTAAAATCTCTTATTCCGGCATCCCAACCACCACATCTCCGCCGTCTTTCATAACTCAAGCTCATTCCCACACCGTTAACTTCATCGCCAAACGCCGCCCATGGCCACTCTTCTTCGATCACACCGCCTTTTCTCTCCCACTTACCTACCAAGACGCTATTTCTCGTATCAAACAAAACCTTAATTATTTTCAAGTCAATTATTCCATGATTATGTTACTTATTATTTTCCTTAGCTTAATTTATCATCCTGTTTCTATGATCATATTTTTAGTAGTATTTGTATTGTGGGTTTTTTGTTACTTTTATCGCGATACGCCTGTTATGGTTTTTAACCGTGTGGTTGACGATAGagttgtgtttgtttgtttgagtTTGTTGACTGTTTTCGCGTTAGCGTTTACTAGCGTTGGAATGAATGTTTTCGTTGCGTTGGTTGTCGTGGTCGTTGTCGTTGGGTTGCATTCGGGTTTTAGGTGTCCTGATGATTTGTTTTTGGATGAAGTTGATGCCGTTGAAGGCGGTTTGGTTTCTGTTGTTGGTAGTGATAATGATGGAAGGTCGTCGTTGAGTTATAGCTTACGTTGA
- the LOC122599734 gene encoding uncharacterized protein LOC122599734, whose translation MAILSTGPTTCGAMELAAAFPTRRDCVHLESLSFQSRPQRWFGYKKRNVDASGRSLRMISNGYVGRGTYRVKKDSYDDKIYRRLDSCLVIPPPKGKKPKAIIKFLGGAFIGAIPEVTYSYLLGLLANEGYLIISVPYNVTFDHSQATREVFERFNSCLSSLLTYGLPNDEILAAELADLPLYSVGHSNGALLQVLTGSYFLEKIPKANAIISYNNRPATEAVPYFEQLGPLVSQLMPVVEASPVSSVAKSAADAWKALLDTAEAVVPDYDHEARVSLDKFVDQLPSVFGQVAQGISEFKPTPNENRECCKNSYNVQKTLLVKFNTDAIDETDLLEDSLRPRVEAIGGTLEKVSLSGNHITPCIQEPKLQAGDVYTPADAIAQRLKALSLYETKILARTISDWFNNIN comes from the exons atggctATATTATCTACGGGACCCACTACTTGTGGTGCAATGGAACTAGCTGCTGCCTTTCCTACCCGACGTGACTGTGTTCATCTCGAGAGTTTGAGTTTCCAGTCGCGGCCGCAACGTTGGTTTGGATACAAGAAACGTAATGTAGACGCTTCAGGACGGTCGTTGAGGATGATTTCGAATGGTTATGTCGGGAGAGGTACTTACAGGGTGAAGAAGGATAGTTATGATGATAAGATATATAGGAGGCTTGACTCTTGTTTGGTCATTCCTCCGCCCAAAGGAAAGAAGCCGAAAGCAATCATCAAGTTCCTTGGTGGTGCCTTTATAGGAGCAATTCCTGAAGTTACCTATAG CTATCTTCTTGGGCTATTGGCAAACGAAGGCTATCTTATTATCTCGGTACCATATAATGTGACTTTTGATCACTCACAAGCTACTAGAGAAgtttttgagagatttaattCTTGCTTGAGTTCGTTGTTGACATATGGACTGCCCAATGACGAGATACTAGCAGCTGAACTTGCTGATCTCCCTCTTTATTCTGTTGGTCATAG TAATGGTGCCTTACTCCAAGTACTCACTGGAAGCTATTTCTTGGAGAAGATACCAAAG GCCAATGCCATAATATCATACAATAACAGGCCAGCAACAGAGGCAGTACCCTATTTCGAGCAG TTAGGTCCTTTAGTAAGCCAGTTGATGCCTGTTGTGGAAGCATCTCCTGTTTCTTCTGTGGCTAAGAGTGCTGCAG ATGCATGGAAAGCTCTTCTTGATACAGCTGAAGCAGTGGTACCTGATTACGATCACGAAGCTAGGGTTTCTTTGGACAAATTTGTTGATCAGTTGCCTTCAGTTTTTGGTCAG GTTGCTCAAGGAATATCAGAATTCAAGCCAACACCAAATGAGAACCGAGAATGTTGCAAGAACTCATATAATGTCCAGAAAACACTCCTG GTGAAATTTAATACTGATGCCATCGATGAGACAGATCTCCTTGAGGATTCTTTGAGGCCTCGTGTGGAAGCTATAGGTGGAACACTGGAGAAAGTGTCATTGAGTGGTAATCATATCACACCATGCATCCAG GAACCAAAACTGCAAGCAGGTGATGTATACACTCCAGCCGATGCGATTGCACAACGACTCAAGGCTCTTTCGCTATACGAGACTAAAATTCTTGCCAGAACCATTTCAGACTGGTTTAACAACATCAACTGA